Proteins co-encoded in one Malus domestica chromosome 09, GDT2T_hap1 genomic window:
- the LOC103442291 gene encoding U-box domain-containing protein 40-like has translation MEFQEAMLKLMVHKSKENEWAFATPERAAEMSSASPSPRRKWKLFQRSSSAIPSKTSKPQAPKEFLCPISGSLMADPVIVSSGHTFERACIQACKSLSFTSALPDSPPPDFSSVISNLALKSAILSWCRKSSVDPPKPLDVASAEKLVRASIASRNETNPQNVVVSENQLLINGVKDTPTVNFIHAATDLTRRSSHFPSSSDESVTAAPPLPFSTQPSCYSSPSSSFSENEILTVNGNSNPSRSVEEDEISIKLRSCHVFEIEEALASLRKITRTREDARARLCTPRLLSGLRPLIISRYTAVQVDSVAALVNLSLEKSNKIKIVRSGVLPPLIDVLKAGSREAQEHASGAFFSLALDDDCKTAIGALGALPPLLHLLRSESERTRHDSALALYHLSLVQSNRSKLVKLGSVPVLLRMVKSGHMTGRVLLILCNLSLCADGRAALLDSGGVECLVSVLRGNEFDSKATQESCVATLYGLSYGGLRFKGLAKTAGVVGVLREVEKKGSERAREKARRMLEMMRGKEKEEEEVDWEELLDSGFGSRTRCQTGGGLGGLSANSSEF, from the coding sequence ATGGAGTTTCAGGAAGCTATGTTGAAGCTGATGGTCCATAAATCAAAAGAGAACGAATGGGCTTTCGCCACGCCGGAAAGAGCGGCGGAGATGAGCAGTGCAAGCCCAAGTCCCCGGCGGAAATGGAAGCTTTTTCAGAGGTCGTCGTCGGCAATTCCGTCGAAAACTTCAAAGCCGCAAGCTCCCAAAGAGTTCCTCTGTCCAATCTCCGGCTCTCTGATGGCGGACCCGGTCATCGTCTCCTCCGGCCACACCTTCGAGCGCGCCTGCATCCAGGCCTGCAAGTCCCTCAGCTTCACTTCCGCTCTCCCGGACTCTCCGCCGCCCGATTTCTCCTCCGTAATCTCCAACCTCGCTCTCAAATCTGCCATTCTCAGTTGGTGCCGGAAGTCCTCGGTCGATCCTCCCAAGCCCCTCGATGTCGCCTCCGCCGAGAAGCTCGTCCGCGCCTCCATTGCTTCCCGGAACGAAACCAACCCCCAAAACGTCGTAGTTTCGGAGAATCAGTTGCTGATCAACGGTGTTAAGGATACCCCTACTGTGAATTTCATTCACGCGGCCACCGACCTGACGCGGCGCTCGAGTCACTTCCCCTCAAGCTCCGATGAATCGGTCACCGCGGCTCCGCCTCTCCCGTTCTCAACTCAGCCGAGTTGCTACTCATCTCCGTCGTCTTCCTTCTCCGAAAACGAAATCCTAACCGTTAACGGCAACAGTAATCCGTCCCGCTCTGTAGAAGAAGACGAAATCTCGATCAAGCTCAGAAGCTGCCACGTGTTCGAAATCGAGGAGGCCCTGGCTTCGCTGAGGAAGATCACGCGGACCAGAGAGGACGCCCGGGCCCGACTCTGCACCCCGCGGTTGCTCTCCGGCCTCCGCCCTCTGATTATATCCAGGTACACAGCCGTTCAGGTGGACTCCGTCGCAGCGTTGGTCAATCTATCGCTGGAAAAGTCAAACAAGATTAAGATCGTACGGTCAGGAGTCCTCCCTCCTCTGATCGACGTGCTCAAGGCAGGATCCCGTGAGGCGCAGGAACACGCTTCCGGTGCGTTCTTCAGCTTGGCACTTGATGACGACTGCAAGACCGCGATTGGCGCATTGGGCGCTTTGCCGCCTTTGCTGCACTTACTCCGGTCCGAGAGCGAGCGGACTCGGCATGACTCGGCACTCGCATTGTACCACCTCTCACTAGTTCAGAGCAACCGGTCCAAGTTGGTTAAGCTCGGGTCGGTTCCGGTCCTGTTGAGAATGGTAAAGTCTGGCCACATGACGGGTCGGGTATTGCTCATATTGTGTAATTTGAGTTTGTGTGCGGACGGGCGGGCCGCATTGTTGGATTCGGGTGGGGTGGAGTGTTTGGTGAGTGTGTTAAGGGGAAACGAGTTTGACTCGAAGGCGACTCAAGAGAGTTGTGTGGCCACATTGTATGGGCTGAGTTACGGCGGTTTGAGGTTCAAAGGGTTGGCGAAGACGGCGGGCGTGGTGGGGGTGTTGAGAGAGGTGGAGAAAAAGGGAAGCGAACGGGCGAGGGAGAAAGCGAGGAGAATGTTGGAGATGATGAgagggaaagagaaggaagaagaagaagtggaTTGGGAGGAATTGCTCGACTCGGGGTTTGGGAGTCGAACTCGGTGTCAAACCGGTGGTGGGTTAGGCGGGTTGAGTGCCAACTCATCTGAATTTTGA
- the LOC139188129 gene encoding senescence-associated carboxylesterase 101-like, with amino-acid sequence MNDQISTAGLELANELVTSPPLHQSWDAVLDQMQKLPPAADPNQKMALDISETKHSNTTIISFLTSPVTLHDQQTMVSSLTLKNADFSLFEFLCGKNIPSFSVNELAINFFKLNLTNLDIWRKKLVEMLESSKSSRIVITGHSFGGAVATLFTLWLLQSLDLLKAKRLLCITFGSPLIGDEQLRQCVLEFSTWSSCFLNVASINDPVPKVFLTSQGSGYKPFGTFLLCSSSGGSCIEDADAILQLLVETSSQCVQNPVPNSGTQLFDYGKILNDLKTKALSRDVFELVEEDRVPLKAGIKTQLAAILGVLSSQSLQQQQTNIEFESLIKKMVTHERKLAIQKTKVYSSFLKLNEIKKYMANIEWYKKESKDMGIGYYDKYRNKRYTSDITAEEYKKKLFNYWHDMVMEAANKPQTEGTAMRVRFLFAGTNYRRMIEPLHIAEYYKEGGKNYVGERPPHFVLLEQWFKEDEKKKKEKREREERENPQLRSASKSNSKAKSVVSSLNDDSCFWVHVEEALILCDELASNPDAKQKLIEFEHYVLDTLENFAVTPDIFLAQSSFMQWWNKYKGIVGSSYSSKLTDVMRRRTYLKYADGVSVLAGL; translated from the exons atgaacgaCCA AATTAGCACTGCTGGGCTTGAACTAGCAAATGAGCTGGTGACTTCTCCTCCCCTTCACCAGTCATGGGACGCGGTTCTTGATCAGATGCAAAAGCTCCCCCCAGCAGCTGATCCGAACCAAAAAATGGCCTTAGACATTAGTGAAACCAAGCACTCAAACACCACCATCATATCTTTTCTTACTTCACCAGTCACACTTCACGATCAACAAACGATGGTTTCGTCGTTGACTCTCAAGAACGCAGATTTTTCTCTCTTTGAGTTTTTGTGCGGCAAAAACATCCCAAGTTTCTCCGTCAATGAATTGGCAATCAACTTCTTCAAATTGAACCTCACAAACCTCGATATTTGGCGAAAAAAG CTGGTAGAAATGTTAGAAAGCAGCAAATCCTCACGGATAGTTATCACTGGACATTCTTTTGGAGGTGCTGTGGCTACCCTTTTCACCTTATGGCTGCTACAAAGCCTTGACTTGTTGAAAGCGAAACGCCTCCTTTGCATCACTTTCGGTTCACCCTTGATCGGTGACGAACAACTCCGACAATGTGTGTTGGAATTCTCAACATGGAGTTCTTGCTTCTTGAATGTAGCCTCCATCAATGATCCTGTACCTAAAGTCTTCCTAACTTCGCAAGGGAGTGGTTATAAGCCTTTCGGAACATTCCTACTGTGCTCCTCTTCGGGTGGTTCTTGCATTGAGGACGCTGATGCCATTTTGCAACTATTGGTGGAAACCAGCTCTCAGTGTGTTCAAAATCCAGTTCCGAATTCAGGGACTCAGTTGTTTGATTACGGAAAGATTTTGAATGATCTCAAGACTAAGGCATTGTCTAGAGATGTCTTTGAGTTGGTTGAAGAGGATAGAGTTCCACTTAAAGCTGGAATTAAAACACAGTTGGCAGCAATATTAGGAGTTCTCAGCTCACAG TCATTGCAGCAGCAACAAACCAACATAGAATTCGAAAGTCTGATAAAAAAGATGGTCACTCACGAACGTAAACTAGCgatccagaagacgaaggtttACAGTTCTTTTTTGAAATTGAATGAGATTAAAAAGTACATGGCCAACATTGAATGGTACAAGAAGGAGTCCAAAGACATGGGAATTGGATACTATGACAAGTACAGAAACAAGCGTTACACGAGTGACATTACTGCCGAAGAGTACAAGAAGAAGCTCTTTAATTATTGGCATGACATGGTTATGGAAGCTGCGAACAAGCCCCAGACAGAAGGAACCGCAATGCGTGTCCGTTTTCTTTTTGCTGGAACGAATTACAGAAGGATGATCGAACCGCTTCACATTGCTGAGTACTACAAGGAAGGTGGAAAAAATTACGTAGGGGAAAGGCCTCCACATTTCGTTCTTTTGGAGCAATGGTTCAAGGAAgacgagaaaaagaagaaggaaaagagagagagggaagaaagGGAGAACCCGCAACTGCGCAGCGCAAGCAAGTCCAACTCAAAAGCAAAGAGTGTGGTTTCTAGTCTGAATGATGATTCTTGTTTTTGGGTGCACGTCGAGGAAGCGCTTATCTTGTGCGACGAACTAGCAAGTAATCCAGATGCCAAGCAAAAGCTGATCGAATTTGAGCATTACGTGCTGGATACACTCGAGAATTTCGCAGTGACACCTGATATTTTCTTGGCGCAGAGCAGCTTCATGCAATGGTGGAACAAGTATAAAGGGATTGTGGGAAGTAGCTACTCCTCAAAACTCACGGACGTCATGAGGCGTCGCACTTATCTCAAGTATGCGGATGGGGTCTCGGTTCTTGCTGGTCTATAA
- the LOC103442292 gene encoding peroxidase 63-like, producing MAAFLIVLLTSLLALTTLPAAESRLYTNYYQKSCPRFAQIVQDTVTNKQIMNPTTAAATLRLFFHDCLANGCDASILLSSTPFNKAERDADINLSLPGDAFDVVVRAKTALELACPNTVSCADILAVATRNLVTMMGGPFYNVPLGRRDGRFSKASAVEGNLPRPAMSVSQLIQVFGSRGFSVQEMVALSGAHTIGFSHCSEFSSAIYNYSKSAQSDPSYNPRFASGLQQACADFKKNPTLSVFNDVMTPNKFDNVYFQNLPKGLGVLKSDHALFDDARTRPFVELYANDQNRFFGDFAKAMEKLGVLGIQTGRRGEIRHRCDKSNY from the coding sequence ATGGCGGCATTCCTCATTGTCCTCCTCACATCTCTACTAGCTCTCACCACTCTCCCTGCCGCCGAATCCCGACTCTACACCAACTACTACCAAAAATCGTGCCCGAGATTCGCCCAAATCGTCCAAGACACCGTCACCAATAAGCAGATCATGAATCCCACCACCGCCGCCGCCACTCTCCGCCTCTTCTTCCACGACTGCCTCGCCAACGGCTGCGACGCCTCCATCCTCCTCTCCTCCACCCCCTTCAACAAGGCCGAGCGCGACGCCGACATCAACCTCTCCCTCCCCGGCGACGCCTTCGACGTCGTCGTCCGCGCCAAGACCGCCCTCGAGCTCGCCTGCCCCAACACCGTCTCCTGCGCCGACATCCTCGCCGTCGCCACCCGCAATCTCGTCACCATGATGGGGGGGCCCTTCTACAACGTCCCCCTCGGCCGCCGCGACGGCCGCTTCTCCAAAGCCTCCGCCGTCGAAGGCAACCTCCCCCGCCCCGCCATGTCCGTCTCCCAGCTCATCCAGGTTTTCGGGTCCAGGGGCTTCTCCGTCCAGGAAATGGTCGCCCTCAGCGGGGCCCACACCATCGGGTTCTCCCACTGCAGCGAGTTCAGCTCGGCGATCTACAACTACAGCAAGTCGGCGCAGTCCGACCCGAGTTACAACCCGAGATTCGCGTCCGGGTTGCAGCAGGCATGCGCGGATTTCAAGAAAAACCCAACTCTCTCCGTATTTAACGACGTTATGACGCCGAACAAATTCGACAATGTCTACTTCCAGAACTTGCCAAAGGGGTTGGGGGTTTTGAAATCGGACCACGCGCTGTTTGACGACGCAAGGACGCGGCCGTTTGTGGAGCTGTACGCCAACGACCAGAACCGCTTCTTTGGGGATTTTGCCAAGGCGATGGAGAAGCTCGGCGTGTTAGGGATTCAAACCGGAAGGCGGGGAGAGATTAGGCACAGATGCGACAAgtctaattattaa